A genomic region of Candidatus Pseudomonas phytovorans contains the following coding sequences:
- a CDS encoding MFS transporter, whose product MNMRLLAGLLFAVSVVGFSLGASLPLVSLRLHEAGASTLEIGIISAIPAAGMMLSAFLVDACCRHLTRRTIYLLSFSLCTVSIALLESAFGSLWLLALLRLGLGLGMGIAIILGESWVNELCPEHNRGKIMALYATSFTGFQVLGPAMLAVLGANSPWITGVVTACYGLALLCIVLTVPNDHVEHEEGDKSFGLAGFFRVAPALCVAVLFFSFFDAVVLSLLPVYATSHGFAVGVAALMVTMVFAGDMLFQLPLGWLADRVERTGLHLVCGLVAMSIGIGLPWLLNMTWLLWPLLVVLGAVAGGIYTLALVLIGQRFKGQDLVTANASVGLLWGVGSLIGPLVSGAAMDVAPHGLPMALALMAGLFVCFARQSYRRAGRLRSVAQ is encoded by the coding sequence ATGAACATGCGTTTGCTGGCGGGCTTGTTGTTCGCCGTTTCGGTCGTGGGCTTCAGCCTGGGGGCCAGCCTGCCGCTGGTGTCGTTGCGGCTGCATGAAGCCGGGGCCAGTACCCTGGAAATCGGCATTATCTCGGCCATCCCCGCTGCGGGCATGATGCTTTCGGCATTTCTGGTCGATGCCTGCTGCCGCCACCTCACCCGGCGCACCATCTATCTGCTGAGTTTTAGCCTTTGCACGGTCAGCATCGCACTGCTCGAATCGGCTTTCGGCTCGTTGTGGTTGCTGGCGCTGCTGCGCCTGGGGCTGGGGCTGGGTATGGGCATCGCCATCATCCTCGGCGAGTCGTGGGTCAACGAGCTGTGCCCTGAGCATAACCGCGGCAAGATCATGGCCCTCTATGCCACCAGCTTTACCGGCTTCCAGGTGCTGGGCCCGGCCATGCTCGCGGTGCTGGGCGCGAACAGCCCGTGGATCACCGGTGTGGTCACTGCGTGCTATGGCCTGGCGTTGCTGTGCATCGTGCTGACTGTACCCAATGACCATGTCGAGCATGAAGAGGGCGACAAGAGCTTTGGCCTGGCCGGGTTCTTCCGCGTGGCACCGGCGTTGTGCGTGGCGGTGCTGTTCTTCTCGTTCTTCGATGCGGTGGTGCTGTCGCTGTTGCCGGTGTACGCCACCAGCCATGGCTTTGCCGTGGGTGTGGCGGCGTTGATGGTGACCATGGTGTTTGCCGGCGACATGCTGTTCCAGCTGCCGCTGGGCTGGTTGGCCGACCGGGTCGAGCGTACCGGGCTGCACCTGGTCTGCGGGCTGGTGGCGATGTCGATTGGCATCGGCCTGCCGTGGCTGCTGAACATGACCTGGCTGCTGTGGCCGCTGCTGGTGGTACTGGGAGCGGTTGCCGGGGGCATCTATACCCTGGCGCTGGTGCTGATCGGGCAACGTTTCAAAGGCCAGGACCTGGTCACTGCCAATGCCAGCGTGGGTTTGCTGTGGGGGGTGGGTAGCCTGATCGGGCCGCTGGTCAGTGGCGCGGCGATGGATGTGGCCCCGCATGGCTTGCCCATGGCGCTGGCGCTGATGGCTGGCTTGTTCGTATGTTTTGCCCGGCAGTCGTACCGACGCGCGGGCCGGCTGCGCTCCGTGGCGCAGTGA
- a CDS encoding MFS transporter: MATSSASTASTSAAASQATPLVMRIIGFCALAHLINDLIQSVLPAIYPMLKANYDLSFAQIGLITLTFQITASLLQPWVGFFTDRRPTPNLLPMGTLCTLVGIVMLAFVGSFPMILLASALVGIGSSTFHPETSRIARLASGGRFGLAQSTFQVGGNTGSALGPLLAAAIVIPFGQTHVAWFGLAALFFLGVTLMLRGWYKEHLTQAKARKAVQATHGISRNRVIAALIVLGLLVFSKYFYMASFTSYFTFYLIEKFDVSVASSQLHLFLFLGAVAAGTFFGGPIGDRIGRKAVIWFSILGVTPFTLALPYADLFWTSVLSVVIGFILASAFSAIVVYAQELVPGSVGMIAGIFFGLMFGFGGIGAALLGYVADLRGIEYVYGLCSFLPLFGLLAVFLPSTGKR, translated from the coding sequence ATGGCCACCAGTAGCGCCTCCACGGCGTCCACCAGCGCAGCGGCGAGCCAAGCGACGCCGCTGGTAATGCGTATCATCGGTTTCTGCGCCCTGGCGCACCTGATCAACGACCTGATCCAGTCGGTGCTACCGGCGATCTACCCGATGCTCAAGGCCAATTACGACCTGAGCTTTGCCCAGATCGGCCTGATTACCCTGACGTTCCAGATCACTGCTTCGCTGCTGCAACCCTGGGTCGGCTTTTTTACTGACCGCCGACCAACGCCAAACCTGTTGCCGATGGGCACCTTGTGCACGTTGGTGGGCATCGTGATGCTGGCCTTCGTCGGCAGCTTCCCGATGATTCTGCTGGCCTCGGCGCTGGTAGGGATTGGCTCGTCGACGTTCCACCCGGAAACCTCGCGTATTGCGCGCCTGGCTTCTGGCGGGCGCTTCGGCCTGGCCCAGTCGACCTTCCAGGTTGGCGGCAACACCGGCTCCGCATTGGGCCCGCTGCTGGCCGCAGCCATCGTCATTCCGTTCGGCCAGACCCACGTGGCCTGGTTCGGCCTGGCCGCACTGTTCTTCCTCGGTGTAACCCTGATGCTGCGCGGCTGGTACAAGGAACACCTGACTCAGGCCAAGGCGCGCAAGGCGGTGCAGGCCACCCATGGCATTTCCCGCAATCGGGTGATTGCGGCGCTGATCGTGCTGGGCCTGCTGGTGTTCTCCAAGTACTTCTACATGGCCAGCTTCACCAGCTACTTCACCTTCTACCTGATCGAGAAGTTCGATGTGTCGGTGGCCAGTTCGCAGTTGCACCTGTTCCTGTTCCTGGGCGCGGTGGCGGCGGGCACGTTCTTTGGCGGCCCGATCGGTGACCGCATCGGGCGTAAAGCCGTGATCTGGTTCTCGATCCTGGGTGTCACGCCATTCACCTTGGCGCTGCCGTATGCCGACCTGTTCTGGACCAGCGTGCTGAGCGTGGTGATCGGTTTTATCCTGGCTTCGGCGTTTTCCGCCATCGTGGTGTATGCCCAAGAGCTGGTGCCGGGTAGCGTGGGCATGATCGCCGGGATCTTCTTCGGGCTGATGTTCGGCTTTGGCGGCATTGGTGCGGCGCTGCTGGGGTATGTGGCCGACCTGCGCGGTATCGAGTATGTGTATGGGCTGTGCTCGTTCCTGCCGCTGTTCGGGTTGTTGGCGGTGTTCTTGCCGAGTACCGGTAAGCGCTGA
- a CDS encoding FecR domain-containing protein, with translation MPAKQLQPDPQQEALEWFSLMRQPGCDESQRQAFAAWCQVTENAHAYAELETFWQQLQPPPARPRPRHVTVRRSHLGKWLALVFLFGLAAAAFLYWPLMQRLASELHTDVGERRSTRLADGTTLNLDSASAMNVDLRGRTRQLHLVQGQVYLEVVLDGRAMEVDVGSARIQVFGTRLQVARHADHDELVVLSGKAMVTQGGEQRMVSAGERVTFDDTRIDPVQKADLKTADSWRNGRLKATDMPLGQVLQRLAGYQGQRVWMMDEQMAHRRVSGDFNLDQPGESLQSLAAAQHLQLQGVLGHWLVVR, from the coding sequence ATGCCCGCCAAGCAGCTGCAGCCCGACCCACAGCAAGAAGCGCTGGAGTGGTTTTCGCTGATGCGCCAGCCCGGTTGCGATGAATCCCAGCGCCAGGCATTTGCAGCCTGGTGCCAGGTAACAGAGAACGCCCACGCCTACGCCGAGCTGGAGACGTTCTGGCAACAGCTGCAACCACCGCCCGCCCGCCCCCGCCCGCGGCATGTAACGGTGCGCCGCAGCCACCTGGGCAAATGGTTGGCGCTGGTGTTTCTGTTCGGGTTGGCCGCCGCAGCCTTCCTGTACTGGCCGCTGATGCAGCGCCTGGCCAGCGAGTTGCACACCGACGTGGGGGAACGCCGCAGCACACGCTTGGCGGATGGCACGACCCTGAACCTGGACAGCGCCAGCGCAATGAACGTCGACCTGCGCGGCCGCACTCGCCAGTTGCACCTGGTGCAGGGCCAGGTGTACCTGGAAGTCGTGCTCGACGGGCGGGCCATGGAAGTGGACGTCGGCAGCGCACGTATCCAGGTCTTCGGCACCCGCCTGCAGGTAGCTCGCCATGCCGATCATGATGAACTCGTGGTACTCAGTGGCAAGGCCATGGTCACCCAAGGTGGCGAGCAGCGTATGGTCTCGGCCGGTGAGCGGGTCACCTTCGATGACACACGCATCGACCCGGTACAGAAGGCTGACCTGAAAACCGCCGACAGCTGGCGCAACGGCCGCCTGAAAGCCACCGACATGCCATTGGGGCAGGTGCTGCAGCGCCTTGCCGGCTACCAGGGGCAGCGGGTGTGGATGATGGACGAACAAATGGCTCATCGGCGCGTCAGCGGTGATTTCAACCTCGACCAGCCTGGCGAAAGCCTGCAATCCCTGGCGGCGGCCCAGCATCTGCAGCTTCAGGGCGTACTCGGGCACTGGCTTGTGGTGCGCTGA
- a CDS encoding TonB-dependent siderophore receptor, whose amino-acid sequence MLSNLRARIPFTPRNALALGIHLGLGSLPLLLAPVAVAQQQVQRYDIPAGTLGDVLSSFARQAGVAISFDASQVDGRRSAGVQGSYGVQEGFAVLLGGQALQAQGSADGFVLVNVPANEQALELGATTINSQMPGSITEGSGSYTTGISNAATKLNLSLRETPQSVSVMTRQRMEDQNLRSIGQVLEQTPGINVQSPGSDRLYVFSRGLAIDNYQYDGMPTTTFAFSQALPQALSDMAIYDRVEVVRGATGLLTGAGDPSGTVNLVRKKPTEHFQGYISGGLGSWDLYRTEVDVSGPLTDNGAVRGRAVAAYQQGNSFTDHLQQQKTIVYGVSEMDLSPDTLFTLGVEYLDSDPRGFSTTGLPAVATDGSGRGFQYRMPRSYNGASRDSSNHQESVNTFASLEHRLGEGWALKLSANYLYGTRDYDSVIVGTTTGVVNPATGEGLRYTATKGDNTQKQRGIDVMLSGPFQLLGREHELLMGFNYQSYENRRNGFGNLLANGSSNNGVSGVPVNIWAWDNHGPTPSYNFNREDDDIDQRQTGAYLATRLKPTDDLSVILGARVSNYQYDALFHYHVASLQPYDTDDSVKVTGEVTPYAGVVYDLNDVHSVYASYTSIFKPQPYRNQAGKLLEPREGDNYEIGLKSEYFGGRLNTAVAVYEVKLDNDAVADGTVAGSDGLITAYRAEKTTTRGIDMEVSGELATGWNLAASYTHSRVKDNDGERVKTTIPMDMFKLWTTYQLTGELERLTVGGGVNWQSGMHFTATPWQVSNPVKIKQGDYATAGLMARYQFTRQWSATVTVNNLFDEKYFSSFDDNFNSASYGEPRNFMLSSKLEF is encoded by the coding sequence ATGCTTTCGAACTTGCGCGCGCGCATCCCTTTCACGCCTCGCAATGCGCTGGCATTGGGTATTCACCTGGGGCTGGGCAGCCTGCCACTGCTGCTGGCTCCGGTTGCGGTCGCCCAGCAGCAGGTGCAACGCTATGACATCCCGGCGGGCACGTTGGGTGATGTACTCAGCAGCTTTGCCCGTCAGGCCGGCGTGGCGATTTCGTTCGATGCCAGCCAGGTAGATGGGCGGCGAAGCGCGGGGGTGCAGGGTAGCTACGGCGTGCAGGAAGGGTTTGCCGTGCTGCTAGGCGGGCAGGCGCTGCAAGCGCAGGGGAGTGCCGATGGTTTTGTACTGGTCAACGTGCCAGCCAATGAGCAGGCGCTGGAGTTAGGGGCGACCACCATCAACAGCCAGATGCCGGGCAGCATTACCGAAGGCAGCGGCTCCTACACCACCGGTATCAGCAACGCCGCCACCAAGCTCAACCTGAGCCTGCGCGAGACGCCGCAGTCAGTCAGCGTAATGACCCGCCAGCGGATGGAGGATCAGAACTTGCGTAGCATCGGACAGGTGCTCGAACAAACGCCCGGGATCAATGTGCAGAGCCCGGGCAGTGATCGCCTGTACGTGTTCTCCCGGGGGCTGGCGATCGACAACTACCAGTACGACGGCATGCCCACCACCACGTTCGCGTTCAGCCAGGCGCTGCCCCAGGCGCTTTCGGACATGGCCATCTACGACCGGGTCGAAGTGGTGCGGGGCGCTACCGGTTTGTTGACGGGGGCGGGCGACCCGTCCGGCACGGTAAACCTTGTGCGCAAGAAGCCCACGGAGCATTTCCAGGGCTACATCAGTGGCGGGCTCGGTTCATGGGACCTGTACCGCACCGAAGTGGATGTTTCCGGCCCACTGACCGACAACGGTGCGGTGCGCGGTCGTGCGGTGGCGGCGTACCAGCAGGGCAACAGCTTCACCGACCACCTGCAGCAGCAAAAAACCATCGTGTATGGCGTCAGCGAGATGGACTTGTCCCCGGATACCCTGTTCACCCTGGGCGTGGAGTATCTGGACAGCGACCCGCGTGGTTTTTCCACCACAGGCCTTCCGGCGGTGGCCACCGATGGCTCGGGGCGCGGTTTCCAATACCGTATGCCGCGCTCATACAACGGTGCCAGCCGCGATAGCAGCAACCATCAAGAGTCGGTCAATACATTCGCCTCGCTTGAGCATCGCCTGGGCGAGGGCTGGGCACTCAAGCTCTCTGCCAATTACCTGTATGGCACTCGCGACTACGATTCGGTGATTGTTGGCACCACCACTGGCGTGGTCAACCCGGCTACAGGTGAGGGTTTGCGTTATACCGCCACCAAGGGTGACAACACCCAGAAGCAGCGCGGTATCGATGTGATGCTCAGTGGCCCGTTCCAGTTGCTGGGGCGTGAGCACGAGCTGCTGATGGGCTTCAATTACCAGAGCTATGAGAACCGTCGTAACGGCTTTGGCAACCTGCTGGCCAATGGCAGCAGCAACAATGGTGTCAGCGGCGTGCCGGTGAACATCTGGGCCTGGGACAACCACGGCCCGACGCCGTCCTATAACTTCAACCGTGAAGACGATGACATCGATCAGCGCCAGACCGGGGCTTACCTGGCGACGCGTCTCAAACCGACGGATGACCTGTCGGTGATCCTGGGTGCGCGGGTCAGCAATTACCAGTACGACGCCCTGTTCCATTATCACGTTGCCAGCCTGCAGCCTTACGACACCGACGACTCAGTCAAGGTCACCGGTGAAGTGACACCTTATGCTGGCGTGGTCTACGACCTGAACGACGTGCACTCGGTCTATGCCAGCTACACCAGCATCTTCAAGCCGCAGCCCTATCGAAATCAGGCAGGCAAGCTGCTTGAGCCGCGCGAAGGGGACAACTACGAGATCGGCCTGAAGAGCGAATACTTCGGCGGCCGCCTGAATACCGCTGTCGCGGTGTACGAGGTCAAGCTGGACAACGATGCCGTGGCCGATGGCACCGTGGCGGGCAGTGATGGGCTGATCACGGCCTATCGCGCGGAAAAGACCACCACCCGTGGTATCGACATGGAGGTGAGCGGAGAACTGGCGACGGGCTGGAACCTGGCAGCCAGTTATACCCACTCCAGGGTCAAGGACAACGACGGCGAGCGGGTCAAGACCACTATCCCTATGGACATGTTCAAGCTCTGGACTACGTATCAGCTGACGGGTGAACTGGAGCGGCTGACCGTAGGCGGTGGTGTGAACTGGCAGAGCGGCATGCATTTTACCGCGACTCCCTGGCAGGTCAGTAACCCGGTGAAGATCAAGCAGGGGGACTATGCCACTGCTGGCCTGATGGCCCGCTACCAGTTCACTCGGCAGTGGTCGGCGACCGTGACCGTGAACAACCTGTTCGATGAAAAGTACTTCAGCTCGTTCGACGACAACTTCAACAGTGCCTCTTATGGCGAGCCGCGTAACTTCATGCTGAGTTCCAAGCTGGAATTCTGA
- a CDS encoding FecR domain-containing protein, giving the protein MPRGSRGLPVSPEILHEAAEWLVRLDDQPSGRDREAFRVWLALDSEHLEAFQRMQETLAPLQVLKQAPARSALLAFKQQRRSAQGLKALALAAVLALPLGLFVQQGPGYLLADIRTGSGEWATRQLPDGSLLRLEGGSAVNLDFDGRTRTVHLLRGEILVDVAKDATRPFKVVTEHGSVRALGTRFVVEQLGDGSRLAMIESSTEVDSHGQRRVVTAGHQLHFDASGPGEEQAIDGRGVEQAWAQRQLVVRERPLIEVLEQLSRNHPGYLLFDRKALANIRVTAVLPADDSERALRLLARSLALEIDHYTPWITRVRSLSAPETR; this is encoded by the coding sequence ATGCCACGCGGCAGCAGAGGCCTGCCTGTGAGCCCGGAAATTCTTCACGAAGCTGCCGAATGGCTGGTGCGCCTGGACGATCAGCCCAGCGGCCGCGACCGTGAGGCCTTCCGCGTCTGGTTGGCTCTGGACAGCGAACACCTCGAAGCCTTCCAGCGCATGCAGGAAACCCTTGCCCCCTTGCAGGTGCTAAAGCAGGCGCCAGCGCGCAGTGCACTGCTGGCGTTCAAGCAGCAGCGGCGTTCGGCCCAGGGCCTGAAAGCGCTCGCTTTGGCCGCAGTGCTGGCCTTGCCGCTAGGGCTGTTCGTGCAGCAGGGGCCGGGTTACTTGTTGGCCGACATCCGTACCGGCAGCGGTGAATGGGCTACGCGGCAGCTGCCGGATGGCAGCCTGCTCAGGCTGGAAGGCGGCTCTGCCGTGAATCTGGACTTCGATGGCCGCACGCGCACGGTGCATCTGCTGCGCGGGGAAATCCTGGTGGATGTGGCCAAAGATGCCACGCGCCCATTCAAGGTGGTGACCGAGCATGGCAGCGTGCGGGCGCTGGGTACGCGTTTTGTGGTGGAGCAGCTGGGCGACGGCTCGCGCCTGGCGATGATCGAGTCCAGTACCGAGGTCGATAGCCATGGCCAGCGCCGGGTGGTAACGGCAGGTCACCAACTGCATTTCGATGCCAGCGGGCCGGGCGAAGAGCAAGCCATCGACGGCAGGGGGGTGGAGCAGGCTTGGGCGCAGCGCCAGTTGGTAGTGCGTGAGCGCCCGCTGATCGAAGTGCTTGAGCAATTGAGCCGCAACCATCCGGGCTATCTGCTGTTCGATCGCAAAGCCTTGGCAAACATCCGCGTGACCGCGGTATTGCCAGCCGACGACAGCGAGCGCGCATTGCGCCTGCTGGCGCGCAGCCTTGCGCTGGAAATCGACCACTACACGCCCTGGATCACGCGGGTGCGCTCCCTGTCGGCGCCCGAAACCAGATAA
- a CDS encoding sigma-70 family RNA polymerase sigma factor: protein MKPTPTAAADSLDALYKGYHSWLLVWLRQRLNCPQHAADMAQDTFVRLLTAGSYVAPREPRALLATVARRLLIDRGRRHKLEQAYREALALHAEQMEQAPSPEQIHAAIQALEQIDRALSRMQPRVRQAFVLRHLEGLSHSEIAERLQVSTKSVQGYLVQALLACHAAAEACL, encoded by the coding sequence ATGAAACCTACCCCAACCGCCGCCGCCGACAGTCTGGATGCCTTGTACAAGGGCTATCACAGTTGGTTGCTGGTGTGGTTGCGTCAGCGCCTGAACTGCCCTCAGCATGCGGCCGACATGGCCCAGGATACCTTTGTCCGTTTGCTCACTGCCGGCAGTTATGTTGCCCCCCGTGAGCCACGGGCTCTGCTGGCAACTGTGGCGCGGCGCCTGCTGATCGACCGTGGCCGTCGGCACAAGCTGGAGCAGGCCTATCGGGAGGCGTTGGCACTGCATGCAGAGCAAATGGAGCAAGCGCCTTCACCCGAGCAGATTCACGCTGCAATACAAGCGCTGGAACAGATCGACCGGGCCCTGTCGCGCATGCAACCGCGAGTACGCCAGGCGTTTGTGCTACGCCATCTTGAAGGCCTGAGCCATAGCGAAATCGCCGAGCGCCTGCAGGTGTCCACCAAGAGTGTGCAAGGTTACCTGGTGCAGGCGCTTCTGGCATGCCACGCGGCAGCAGAGGCCTGCCTGTGA